The proteins below are encoded in one region of uncultured Eubacteriales bacterium:
- the cadC gene encoding Cadmium resistance transcriptional regulatory protein CadC homolog translates to MEKQDGIERCEYECAHEDIICRVSKTMPDDEILYDLAELFKIFGDSTRIKILYALFEAEMCVCDIAQLLGMTQSAISHQLRALKQSKLVKYRREGKTVFYSLADSHVRLIINQGMEHVAE, encoded by the coding sequence ATGGAGAAGCAGGATGGCATTGAGCGGTGCGAATATGAATGCGCCCATGAGGACATCATCTGCCGGGTAAGCAAAACCATGCCTGACGATGAAATTCTGTACGACTTGGCCGAGCTATTCAAGATCTTCGGCGACTCTACCCGCATCAAGATTCTGTATGCCCTCTTCGAAGCGGAGATGTGCGTATGTGACATTGCCCAGCTTTTGGGCATGACCCAATCGGCCATCTCCCACCAGCTCCGCGCCCTCAAGCAGAGCAAGCTGGTGAAGTACCGCCGGGAGGGAAAAACAGTCTTCTACTCCCTGGCGGACAGCCATGTGCGCTTGATCATCAATCAGGGCATGGAGCACGTAGCCGAATAA
- a CDS encoding Heavy metal-associated domain protein has translation MKKKFKLVDLDCANCAAKMEEAIKKINGVNAATVSFMTQKLTIDADEGRFDAIMAEAARVCKRIEPDCTIVM, from the coding sequence ATGAAAAAGAAATTTAAGCTGGTCGACCTGGATTGCGCCAACTGTGCCGCCAAGATGGAGGAAGCCATCAAGAAAATTAACGGCGTGAACGCCGCCACTGTCAGCTTTATGACCCAGAAACTCACCATCGACGCTGACGAAGGCCGTTTCGATGCCATCATGGCCGAGGCCGCCCGGGTCTGCAAGAGGATCGAGCCCGACTGCACCATCGTCATGTAA